A window of uncultured Litoreibacter sp. contains these coding sequences:
- a CDS encoding sodium:proton antiporter produces the protein MDLLQIASLLIVLAAFFGTLNYWFLKLPSSIGILIVALIASLAVMGADFVWPALQMADTVRAVVTGVDFSEALLEGMLGLLLFAGALHVKLSDLKDQWRLVALMATMGVALSTVVAGVGFSWITGMPLLVALVFGALISPTDPVAVLGVLRAANLKKSMETKIAGESLFNDGVGYVVFLVLVGIAFPQDDHHASGLAAAAQLFFQEAVGGAALGLGLGYLTFRVMRRVNDYSLEVLITLALAFGGYSLAVYLHVSAPIMAVCAGLLIGDIGTQHAMSDETQDYVDAFWKLIDEILNAVLFLMIGFEVFAVAFEADAVVAGLLSIVLALIARFAAVAIPVLVLRPFREFSNGVIPIMTWGGLKGGISVALALSLPESEWKATILTATYVVVIFSIIVQGLTVGPLARRLGREPDLV, from the coding sequence ATGGACCTATTGCAAATCGCGTCGCTGCTGATTGTGTTGGCGGCGTTCTTCGGGACGCTGAACTATTGGTTCCTGAAGCTTCCCTCCTCCATCGGCATCTTGATCGTGGCGCTGATTGCGTCCCTGGCGGTGATGGGTGCAGACTTTGTCTGGCCCGCTTTGCAGATGGCCGACACCGTGCGGGCGGTAGTCACTGGCGTCGATTTCTCTGAGGCCTTGCTGGAAGGCATGTTGGGCCTATTGCTGTTTGCTGGCGCGCTCCATGTGAAGCTGAGCGACCTGAAAGACCAATGGCGGCTGGTGGCTTTGATGGCGACTATGGGCGTGGCCCTGTCCACGGTTGTCGCCGGGGTGGGTTTCAGCTGGATCACCGGAATGCCCTTGCTCGTGGCGCTGGTTTTCGGCGCGCTCATTTCGCCCACGGACCCCGTGGCGGTGCTGGGCGTCCTGCGCGCCGCTAACCTGAAGAAAAGCATGGAAACGAAGATTGCAGGCGAAAGCCTGTTTAATGACGGGGTGGGATACGTCGTGTTTCTGGTGCTGGTGGGCATCGCCTTCCCTCAAGACGATCACCACGCCAGCGGGCTGGCCGCCGCCGCGCAACTGTTCTTCCAGGAGGCCGTGGGCGGCGCGGCGCTGGGCCTTGGGTTGGGCTATCTGACTTTCCGCGTCATGCGGCGGGTCAACGACTACTCATTGGAGGTTCTGATCACGCTCGCCCTCGCATTCGGGGGGTATTCCTTGGCTGTGTACCTGCATGTCTCTGCCCCCATCATGGCAGTGTGCGCAGGGCTGCTGATTGGCGACATTGGCACGCAACACGCCATGTCGGACGAAACGCAGGACTATGTGGATGCGTTTTGGAAGTTGATCGACGAAATTTTGAACGCGGTGCTGTTCTTGATGATCGGGTTTGAGGTCTTCGCTGTGGCCTTCGAGGCGGATGCAGTCGTGGCGGGCCTTCTGTCCATTGTGCTGGCCTTGATCGCCCGATTTGCTGCTGTGGCCATACCTGTGCTGGTGCTGCGACCCTTCCGCGAATTCTCCAACGGGGTGATTCCGATCATGACCTGGGGTGGTTTGAAAGGCGGCATCTCGGTCGCCTTGGCGTTGTCATTGCCAGAGAGCGAATGGAAAGCAACGATCCTGACCGCGACCTATGTGGTCGTGATCTTCTCGATCATTGTGCAGGGGCTGACAGTGGGTCCCCTCGCGCGCCGGTTGGGCCGCGAGCCGGATCTAGTATGA
- a CDS encoding DUF533 domain-containing protein, with translation MSLMKMVGKVAIGFAIAKGINAVQKSGGVGKMMEGLKSSASKGVGGISGGSTGSAGGGLGGMLGGAGGLGGIGGLLGGMAAARGGSEAQGESLEDLLGRDVPKEEPAEEESAGLMIRAMIMAARCDGEIDSNERETLMATIGEDATPADMDFVRAAMQDPVSARTLAEDTPQGMETQVYSMSVMAIEPDHPAEAQYLHELAGALGISEGTVNEIHDSFGVPRLYS, from the coding sequence ATGTCATTGATGAAGATGGTCGGCAAAGTCGCGATCGGATTTGCAATCGCCAAGGGTATCAACGCAGTCCAGAAGTCAGGCGGTGTCGGTAAAATGATGGAAGGCCTCAAGAGCAGCGCCAGCAAGGGCGTAGGTGGTATCTCGGGCGGAAGCACCGGGTCTGCTGGCGGCGGATTGGGTGGCATGCTCGGCGGCGCAGGTGGACTTGGAGGTATCGGCGGGCTGCTTGGTGGCATGGCGGCCGCACGCGGCGGGTCGGAGGCGCAAGGCGAAAGCCTCGAAGACCTGCTTGGCCGGGACGTTCCTAAAGAAGAGCCCGCCGAGGAAGAAAGCGCCGGTCTGATGATCCGTGCCATGATTATGGCGGCGCGCTGCGATGGTGAGATTGACAGCAATGAACGTGAAACGCTGATGGCAACAATCGGCGAGGATGCGACCCCTGCCGACATGGATTTTGTACGCGCGGCAATGCAGGATCCAGTCAGCGCCCGCACCCTGGCAGAGGATACGCCTCAGGGTATGGAAACACAGGTCTATTCAATGTCCGTTATGGCCATTGAGCCGGATCACCCAGCCGAAGCCCAATACCTGCACGAGTTGGCAGGCGCGCTGGGCATCAGTGAAGGCACGGTGAACGAGATCCACGACAGTTTTGGCGTCCCGCGGCTCTATAGCTGA
- a CDS encoding DEAD/DEAH box helicase encodes MNKFEALGVAPKLGQKLTENNIVDPTPIQEEAIPIILTGRDVMGLAQTGTGKTLAFGLPIIHNLIKIGTKPDPKTVRALILAPTRELAKQIQDNLKMFQGGGHLKINMVVGGLSMNTQRKALERGTDILVATPGRLIDLLEQKALTLSESTYLVLDEADQMLDMGFIHALRQIAKLIPEERQTLLFSATMPKLMEELAATYLDHPRKVQVARPGKTADKITQSVHYVAKAAKNDLLVELLDKHRDELALVFSRTKHGAEKLKKMLEKKGFAAGSIHGNKSQNQRDRSLAAFKSGDIRILVATDVAARGIDIPDVAFVYNFDLPNVPENYVHRIGRTARAGKEGEAIAFCAPDEMSEMKDIEKVLKMQIPVAGGRRWAPSEEEAKPKRGGGGNRGGGGRGRGAPKGGKQRSQGAPQGEKPSGPPKRRRNRRRRGQGPKQAA; translated from the coding sequence TTGAATAAATTCGAAGCCTTGGGCGTAGCGCCCAAACTTGGCCAAAAACTTACTGAAAACAATATTGTAGACCCAACACCGATCCAGGAAGAAGCGATCCCGATCATCCTGACCGGCCGCGATGTGATGGGCCTTGCCCAGACCGGCACCGGCAAGACCTTGGCCTTCGGTCTGCCGATCATTCACAACCTGATCAAAATTGGGACCAAGCCGGACCCGAAAACCGTCCGCGCGTTGATCCTTGCCCCCACGCGGGAGCTTGCAAAACAGATCCAGGACAACCTGAAAATGTTCCAGGGCGGCGGCCATTTGAAGATCAACATGGTTGTCGGCGGCCTGTCCATGAACACCCAGCGCAAGGCGCTGGAGCGCGGCACCGATATTCTTGTTGCGACGCCGGGTCGATTGATCGACCTGCTTGAACAAAAGGCGCTAACCCTCTCGGAATCCACATATTTGGTGCTGGATGAGGCGGATCAGATGCTCGACATGGGCTTCATCCACGCGCTGCGCCAGATCGCCAAACTGATCCCCGAGGAACGCCAAACCCTGCTGTTTTCGGCAACGATGCCGAAGCTGATGGAAGAACTGGCCGCCACCTATCTCGACCACCCCCGCAAGGTACAGGTGGCCCGTCCGGGTAAGACCGCAGACAAGATCACCCAATCGGTGCACTACGTCGCCAAAGCCGCCAAGAACGATCTATTGGTTGAGCTTCTGGATAAGCATCGGGACGAATTGGCGTTGGTGTTTTCGCGCACAAAACATGGCGCCGAGAAGCTGAAAAAGATGTTGGAAAAGAAAGGCTTCGCTGCCGGTTCGATCCACGGCAATAAGTCGCAAAACCAGCGCGACCGGTCACTGGCAGCGTTCAAATCCGGTGACATTCGCATTCTGGTGGCCACCGACGTCGCCGCGCGCGGTATCGACATCCCTGACGTGGCTTTTGTCTATAATTTCGACCTGCCCAATGTGCCGGAAAACTATGTGCACCGCATCGGCCGCACGGCCCGCGCCGGCAAAGAGGGGGAGGCAATCGCCTTCTGCGCGCCCGACGAGATGTCCGAGATGAAGGACATCGAAAAGGTGCTGAAAATGCAAATCCCAGTCGCGGGAGGCCGCCGTTGGGCCCCGTCCGAGGAAGAGGCCAAGCCCAAACGCGGCGGCGGCGGAAACCGTGGTGGCGGAGGCCGCGGTCGGGGCGCGCCAAAGGGCGGAAAACAGCGCAGCCAAGGCGCGCCGCAGGGCGAAAAACCGTCAGGCCCACCCAAACGTCGTCGCAATCGCAGACGTCGCGGGCAGGGGCCAAAGCAGGCAGCGTAA
- a CDS encoding Fur family transcriptional regulator has product MADTLIERSAKKGLRMTGQRVVIAGILEDAQDHPDVEELHKRAVARDASISIATVYRTVKLFEEAGLLERLEFGDGRARYEDAERDHHDHLIDMQSGEIIEFVDPEIEELQERIAKRLGYKLKGHRLELYGVKDS; this is encoded by the coding sequence ATGGCGGACACATTGATAGAACGCTCAGCCAAGAAGGGCTTGAGGATGACGGGGCAGCGCGTTGTTATTGCAGGTATTTTGGAAGATGCCCAGGACCATCCGGACGTCGAAGAATTGCACAAACGCGCCGTGGCGCGGGACGCCAGCATCTCGATTGCGACGGTCTATCGCACCGTTAAGCTTTTTGAAGAGGCGGGCCTGCTGGAACGCCTTGAATTCGGCGACGGGCGCGCGCGCTATGAGGATGCGGAGCGGGACCATCACGACCACCTGATCGACATGCAAAGCGGTGAAATCATTGAATTTGTTGACCCCGAGATCGAGGAACTGCAAGAGCGGATCGCCAAACGGTTGGGCTACAAATTGAAGGGCCACCGGCTGGAATTATACGGGGTCAAGGACAGCTAG